The Vidua chalybeata isolate OUT-0048 chromosome 17, bVidCha1 merged haplotype, whole genome shotgun sequence genome contains the following window.
TCTGTCATCTGGAAACCTATTGAATTTACAAGAAGGAAAGACAGGGACAATTAATTATAAGGAACAGAAAGTGAGAAAACTGTTTCAGAAAACTCTGTATCAGTTTAGATGCTTAGAGGAATTTATGCAAATTACTTAATGCTTGGGGGGACTGAAACCTACCCTGGACACTCCTTGctgattttcagaagcaaatgaCACATGGCTGACAGATCATGAAGGAAGTAGATACTAATTTTTTGATTGCCCTTGCCTTGCAGTGCTATGACTAGACGTGGAACATTGTGGTGTGTCATTGAACAAACCTTTCCTGCTGACTTtttctccccccaaaaaaaactgAAAGGACTCACAAAAGAGACCAAAAGCTGCAAAGCAAAACGTTCCATAAGGAAAAAGATGAGCCCTGTCTCTGGCTGGCAAAGTGGTTACAGATGGGAAGTGAGGGATTTCTTTGCTTAACAGAATTTTCTATGAATATAACAAGAAACCTTATTTTGCAAGAGTAGTTTTGGAAGGTGCTGCTGGACACCCTGGAGTGTGAAACTATGCCCTGTATGGAGAAGTGAAGTCAGAGCCATGGCAATGTGATGCTGAATTCCTTTTCCATACTACCTCCACTGGTCAGAGTCAGTAGTGAGTTGTGTTGCTGCTTTCTGGTAATCAGGCAGTGACCTATAAACCCATTCTGGGAGGTTTGTTGGGCCAACAaaagaacagacagaaaaagatTAATCAAAGGTGATTGTTCCACCAGATGTTGGAGTCTGAGGAAGTTGTCTGGGGAAGCCCTTTCTGTCCCATTAAGGTAGTTTTGCTCTCTAGGAGTATCCATCTGGCACGTTTTTGTCATTATCAAAttcacaacaaaaataattgttgATGAGGCATCGCAGTGCAGCGAGGAGCTGCGGACTCGGAGTTTCCATCCCAGCAGGGGCAtggctgggacacagggactgCCAGCAGGTGCCATTCAGGATGTAACCACCTGCTGTTGTTTCATACACCTTGTGGGTTCCATGTGAAATCCAGGGATGGAAAACTTAATTGTGTTTCTGCCTGTGGAGAAGGAAACGCTCTGTGGCTCCTGGGTGGTCAAGCCTCAGGCAGAGGGATCCCACTGAAACTCCCCAGGTgggagagcccagagcagggctTTCTACTGGGTCCAATCAGGTGGTGAGTTTCACCCAAAAAAAACATCAAGGGGCTGTGCCTCAGTatcagggcagggctgggagattAGCTGATTAATTAATGAGCTGGTGCACACTGACAAAGCAGCAGTACTTGGCTCAGGGATTATGTCAAAATGAGTTACAAATCATCATGATTACTTTGGACAGCCACAGGGGATCGAGATGAACGagcagtaaaatgaaaaaccaCTTTAGAGTGGCCTGTGAAAATCAGCCCATCACCTGTTCTGTGTAAAGTGCAAATAAATACAGCCCAGACCCTGCTGTTGGACTGTAGTACTGACCCCCACCTCGGCTTCTGCTGGAGTCAGAGGATTTTCTTTAACCAAGGTGGGTGGAAACTGACCTTTCTGGAAGGAGCTTTGGATTCTTTCTGACCATTGGggtttccttctccttctgggTAGTGGAGAACTGGGTTTGATTTTCTTGGTGAATGGTGTGTTTAGCTCTTGTAGGTCTGATCTTTAAGAGTGTTCAGAATAAAGTCCATGAGATTCTCCATCCGCAGCCCCAGTGGCTGAGAGCTGGAGGCAAGAGGCAGAAGGCAGATACAGAATTGTTAATTCTCTGTAGTGATCTGCAAGAGGAGGTGGCTGCTGACTCCTGAGCAGAAAAACCTCTACATCCTCTCAGGTTCTCACAGTGGTTCCCTCATCCTTGCAGAGActtgcatttgctttttaagCATTTGCTCTGGTTTTGACTGTTCAGCAATGTCTGCTCAGAGGGAATCTGGTgagacagagcaggaaaattGCAGGAGTCCCGTGACTTGAACGAGGCACTGGAACGCGCGGTCTGCCAAGGCTGTACCTGCAAAGCTGAGCTCAGTTTTCATTTGACTCCTTGGGGTCCAAGACATAGGGCATTGTCGCCTGTAAGGGATTTAAGTGCTGACCTCCTTAGCTGCGGGATGTTGTTGTGCCACAAAAGGTACCCGTGTTTAGTGTCACAGCTGGAGGTGGTGTCATCCTCGGTGCTCCTGAAAGGAGAGGGTTGAAGCTCGGAGCCGGCTTTAGGAATGCAGTGCCCAAGCGCTGACGATGGGGCTGTTTTGGCAGGGTCAGTGCCCTCGGAGGGGCAGTGGGATGGGGTCTGGTCCCGGAGCCCCTGGGCAGGGCCGGAAGGATGCTTCCCACAGCGCTGGTTTCACTGCCCGCAACCACAGCCAGAATCGGCCCCTCGGGGCTGCCTTTGACGGGGCAAACTCCCAGCGAGAGGCAGCTGCTGTTACTGGGAAGTTATTTGGCGCTTACAGCCGGGGAACAGAACGTTCGCTGGGGaatttccctgcctttccccttGCCAGAAAACGATTTCTCACCAACCCCCTGTAAAACTTACAGAGCTTTGAAAAACTATGCGAAACCCTCTCGCCCCCTTCCTCCACACAGGTAAACGAACTTCATTGCTCTGCAAGCTTCACTTGTAGAGGCAAATGCAGAAACGAGAGCGAAAGCGGCGCTCGGGTGAGGGAGGGCGCCGGGACGCGAAGGCGGAGCCGGTGCCGCCGCGGCACGGGATCGGGAAAGGCTCGGGGGACCGGGATGGAGTCGGGGGGGCCGGGATGGAGCAGCGATGTCACCTCCCCAAGAAGGGTCTTTCCCACGGGCCGGTCTATAAAGGCGCTGCCggccgcggggagcggcgcggTGCGGAGGTGCGAGGCAGAGGTGCGGTGAGCGGAGCCGGTCCCgagggatgggattgggatggggatggaaaggaaggggaggaaaaggagaccTTAGGTGCTTCCCCACCAACTCCTGCTCCCTTTGGGCTGCGGTAGGCTGGGGGTGGTTTCCCTCCCCCGAGCGATTCCACTGGCTCTGCGTGGGTGCGGGGGTGCCCAGAGCCTCCCACCCGCAGCCGCTATAaggctctgctccttccctgcgCTGGGGAGAGCCAGCATCTCCCTCGGAGGAAGGGCTGACTCGGAAGAAAGCAGGCGAGGAAACCCAGTCTTTCCCAACAGCCCTTCCTTATCAgcccttccccatctccctctGATTTTACCCTGGCCGGTTGGGTtgaacctgctgctgcagacaggagCTCCGGCCCAGCCCCTGAGGAACCCTCTCTGTCTCCCCAGGTTGCTGATCCCGGCGCTCGGAAGCCCTCGGAGCGATGCCATCCTGCCACGTGCCGAGTTTGAGGCATCCATCCAAGGTAATGGATCTTCTGCTTGTCAGGCTGGGCACGTGGGctttggaaaggaaagggagaatCAACAAGCTCCGGGATTCAGTCCTGTCCTGACCATCTGGGTTTCCAAAAAGTGTTAAAGGTGCTAGGGAGCATGCTTTGTATCTGCTAGTTTGGAAAACATCCCTTCTGCTTCTTGGTTTGCAAAGGTGTCTCTTACTGCAGTGGTGGGGAACTGACTGGGGTGAAAGAGGGGaatgtgctggagctgctccaagtTGTGAATGAGGGAAGCTGGGTTCTGAATGCATCATAAATGGGTTTGGGAAGGATGCTCTGTCAGCTGGGATGGCAAAGGAGGGCAGCAGCTGGTGCTTGGGCTGGGAAGAGCACGGGGAAGGAGAGCAATTTCTTGTATCTACAACAATAACAAGTTCTGTAACCGCAGCAGCCGCGTTCGCTGCTCCCGCCTCTGCCTGAGGATGAGCTCAGGGCTCTTTGCGCTGTCTTTGCCGTAGTGGATTCTCCCGGCTCTCCTCCTTTTGCTGGCTGAGCTCGCCTGCGATGCCCAGCCCACGTACCAGTGGAAGGATGCTGTGACGAGCGAGAGGATCACATGCCAGCAGTGCCCGCCGGGGACCTTCGTGGCACAGCACTGCTCCAAGGACAGACCCACGGTGTGCGAGCCCTGCCCGGATTTGCACTACACTCAGTACTGGAACTACCTGGAGAGGTGCCGCTACTGCAACGTCATCTGCGGGGAGAAGCAGGTGGAGGTGCAGCAGTGCAATGCCACGCACAACCGCgcctgccagtgccagcagggctACTACTCGAACATGGAGCTCTGCATCAGGCACTCCGAGTGTCCGCCGGGCTCCGGGGCTGTGAAGCCGGGTAAGTAACACGGGCACTGTGCATCCTCACACGGCTCTTTTCACGTCCCAAAATCTCCGCGGGAGATAAAAATCAAGGACAAATACAGCAGCCAAATACAGCAGCCAGTGCCTGTCCAGAGCCTGACTGACTCCCTTTTAGCTCTGGTACTGGCACAGTGCCATCCTTGCCGGCGTGCTCCTGCTTCTTTTCCAAGGAGGAATTTGGTTGGGCTTTCCCGCAGCTATCACTTTGAAAGCTTTTGAAATCCCCAGCAGCACACTTTGCTGGGCTGCGTCGCCCCCAGCTACCTGCCTCACCTGccacagcaggcagagccaggctgtgacTTGGCCATCCCTGGAGCAGCCGCTGGCCCTGTTCCACGGGCAGGTGGGAAGGTCCAAGCTGCTCCTGACCATTCATCAGCTCCCTTCTCCTTACATAGGCAGCCcgggagctgggaatgctgatTATCTGGGCTGAAGAAGGTGGCTGATGATGtaagggcagggctggggaatgTGTGTAGCTCTGGGGCcagttttgtgttttccattGAGCAGTTTGGAGAGGCTGTGTTGGAAACACACGTGGACACACAGCCAGGTTCCAAATCCACAAAACCAGCTTTGTTTTGACTCCTGAGTCTGAGATTCCATCTCCTTGTGTGATCTAAGTCCCCAGGTATTTTAGGGGATTTATTGTCCTGCTGTTTCCCCAGTACAGATTTCTCTGGTCCTTTAATTGCTCCAAATGTGTGTAAACTCATCACTGAGGACCAGGCTCTGCCTGGAAAccacagcaggggacagcaaaCCAGTGTGGGCAGCACCAGCAAACCCAGCAGTGTCTTGCTTCACACTTTGAAGTGGGGAGGCTTTTGAAATATGGAGGCTTTTGAAGCATGGAGTCTTTTGAAGTCCTTCCATGTGTGGCATGGAAGAGCTCCAGGCTCACCAACCAGAGGGAAAATTGTTGTCTTCAGCTGATGTTTATGATTGAGATTTGGGGTTTAATTTTCTATAGGACATGACAAAATACAGTAACACTGCAAAGGGGGAAGAAGATCTCCAAGCGTTACAGGGAAGCACTTTGAAATTAAACATGAAATTTGTCTGGAGGATTGGCTTTAGGACTGAGGAGCCATGCAAGCAAGCTGGATATTTGAGAagaagctgggttttttttgttattattattttttttttttttgcaaatggCTTCTTGTGTGGGGAGGATtgccccccagcccagccacctGAACACCACAGCAAGGACTGAGTGTCCAGTGTGGTGGGCAGAGTCCTGGACCTGCCAGTGCTGGTGTCTGGCTGGGGAAGGTGTGGACTGGGGGCTGTAGGCAGAGTTTGCTGTTTGGGTTGGATGTAGGCTTTGATCCTTGTGCAATCCCCCATGGCAAATCTACTTCTTTGGGATTTCCCATTTGTAAAGAGTGGCTCAGATGTTGGGGGTTATGGCTGTgcctcagaatcacagaatggtctgggctgggagggacctgaaagatcaGACTCCTGGGAAAGCCTAAAGGTGGTGGCAACACATAGAAACTGCTTGTAATTTGATTTGTGAAGAGGAGGTGAAAGGAGTGGGAAATCTCctgccccccagcccttccctctgctcccagggaacggGAATGTTGCTCGGTGCAATCCTGCCCGTGTGGCATCAGCCCTGTGACACAAGGGAAGCGCTGGCCCGGAGCCAGGGGAGCAGTGACAGCGTGGCCAAGGACAGCTGAGCTTTCAGCTCCACAGAGACTTTTACTTTCACTTGGTTGGGAGCCTCTGGCTCTGGGGAAAAGGGCCCTGGGAACCGAAGGGCTGGTTTAGCAGCTCAGccaccagcctggctgctggctcctgcctgggaggTGGCCTTTTCACCTCACCCAGTAGATGAGATGTCCTCTGGTTGTCCTCTCATGTCTGTGGGCTGCTCACAATTTATCAGCACAGTGGGGAAGCACTGCTGTTTGCCCCACATGAGAACATGCAATTCCCAAGAGAGATGCTGGCAGTGATAATTTCCAAAACTTCACCTTCATGCTCAAACAGTGTCTGGCAtcatccccagctgctgcctctgctcctgtgccagctTGTCACCTGACAGTCCTGTTGTCTCCCCACACACAGGTACCCCCTTTGAGGACACCCAGTGCCATGACTGCCCCTATGGCTTCTTCTCCTCCAACTCCAGCACCGATCCCTGCCAGCCACACCAGGACTGTGAGCAGCAAGGGAAGGTGATCAATGTGCAGGGCAACAAGTACCACGACACCCTCTGCACCTCCTGCAGACCGGGGAGAGGGAACAGCACAGAGGGAGCAGGTGAGCCGTGGGCACAGCGTGCCAGCGCTGATGCTGCCAGGGTGAGGGCAAGCTTCCTCATTACTTTCTTCTACTTAGATGCAAATGAGGTGAAATGGCTTGTAAAAGCATGGAGTGATccataattaataataattatggCTAAAATAGTCTGTCTCCCTTCATCTCCTTCCAGTGTCAGTCCCATAGAACAAAGACAGGGTGCTGGACTTAAGCAACAGCCACTGCACAGTGAGAACAAAGAGCTGACAGTGAAATCCTGCTGGCTCTTACCAGGGACAACTGGGAGTGCGGGGACAGGGGATAGTTTTGGCAGCTGAGGCACCCAGCttggctgctggcacagctcctgcactcCTTTTTCCTGGCTGCACCTGTTTTCTGGAAGCTTTTATGGCAGCCACATCTCGTGCAGGTTgggtggagcagagcccaaGGTTTGTTGGAGCTGGCGTGGGGTGGATTTTGACCCATCAGGTGTAAAAGTGGAGACGTGGTGTCAATCACGTCACCGTGATGGTGCAGACATAGTGCTGAGccatggcagagggggaagCTTGGGCAGGAACAGCCAACGGGCACACATCAGAGAATCCCTGAATCCCAgcttggaagggatctcaaGGACCACCTGGTTCAACCTGTCTTGGCAAAAGAACAGGGGAGAGGTGCAGGGCAGAGAAAAAGGCTCGGTTCCAAGGGTGCTTTGTAACATGCTCCCTCTCCAAGTTAGGGATTGAGAAAGGGACTGAAAAACCATCTTAAGGGCCCCCAAACCCATCCAAGGGCATGACGCCAGTTGAGGTGAGGCTGGAAGTGTTTGGAACCACCTGCTCCACCCTAAGGATCCAGACATGGGAAACTGATTTCATGTGACTGGTCTGGATGGCAGTGTCCCTTCACCCTTATGCTTCCAGAAATATAATCAGTCATAAAGCCATAGAAGAGCACAAGCTAGGAGGGACTTTGAAAATTTATCTGGTCCAACCTTTAATGGGAAAATGAGCCTGGATGAGATTATCACAGTGCCATGtcctgaaaatctgaaaagcaaTGAGGACCTCATCACATCCAGGGGAGGCTGTTCTGGAGTGAAAAAATGTCATTCTTTCATCAGGATGAAGGTTGGTAGAAAAGCTTTAATGAAACTCACGCAcagggtggtcaggcactggaacagactccccAAGGAAGTGGTCATGGCCAAAGCTGTCAGGCATGTTGTAGGGGTTTTGGGTGgtctgcacagagccaggacTTGGACTCAATGaaccttgtgggtcccttccaactcaggacatCCCATGGCTCTAAAAGATTTTCCTCTGTGGCAAGGGAACGTGGAGGCTTCCCCCCGGGCAGCTCTCACCGTTCCGTGCTCTCCTGGCACCACCAGCGCAGCGATTTCTCCTTACAAAGCCTGACTCACACCATGAGTTCCCTGCCAGGAGTGTGATCCTGACACAGAGACCAGAAAGCTCTGTCACCAGTGGGATGCAGTCCCGGGGTGGGGGACAGCCAGTCAGAGCAGTGTCAGCAGCACGTGCGTCAGGCGCCGGCCCCCACAGCCAGACCAGCCCTTTGCAGATATTTATAGAGGGAGGAGGCCCCAGCAATGGGAgctgaaggttttttttaactccagTTTATTATGATTCCTCTCAGGAAGCACACAGGGATCTGCTCATCATCAAGCCGAGCCTGCCGGAGAGGCAGAGCCTGAGCAACCCACCCACTATAACCAGTGAAACCGTTCCCAGTTTGCAATGGCATGAAACTGGGCTAATCTCTCCCTGATTGAGTAATCCTTTGGCCTTGACcttttgaaaattctttctgttttcattccttATGCTGGATGCACTCCAGCAGCTTCCACCAGCTGGGGCCAGATCTGTCCCATCCCAGCGCCCTGATTGGGTCTGTGCTTAGGGCTGGTCCTGTTACAAGGTTTACAGATCTGCAGGGGAAAACAGAAACTTGCAGGAGAAAGAATGTGTAAATACTTACTGCAATTGCTTCAGATTTGTCCGTGTTTTTCTTCTATTCCCTGATGGGGAGGAGCATGGAATAGGTACATTGACTTTCTACAGAACTTCTACACCTTGTTTTCCAACTGCCCCGTGCAGGGTGCATCACTGATAGGAAGTTCAgcctcccactagaccaggttgttccaacacccatccaacctggccttgaacacttccaggccTGGGGCATTcaccagctccctgggcagatGTCCCACAGAGAgccttggcagggctgtgctgtgctgtcccatGTCCCTTTAACCCCCGGGCTGTTTTCCCCCACCAGCTGCAGAAGATGACGACTGCGATCAAGCCATGATAGACTTTGTGGTGTATCAGAACATCCCCGTCAAGAAGCTGAAGCGCCTGCAGCAGATCCTGGAGCGCTCGCCGAAGAAGCAGACAGCATGGACCAAGGCAGCCATCCAGGAGAAATTCCGGGCTTTCCTCACTCACAAGAAGGAGGAGGACTCTGAAGTcaccaaggagctgctggacgCACTGCGCATGGTCAAGCTCCACTCCATTGAGGAGAAGGTCCGCAAGCGCTTCCAGCTGGCCTGAGAGCATGAACCGGGCTTTTTGGGTgctctttgttttggtttttatcttCTGAGGCTTCATTAACTTATTCATCTTTCCAAACATAACTTGAAAAGCAGCATGAGAGATGAGTGATGAAGTGGCATCGTGCCATGgcagctgtgtcactgctgatgggatgggataggataggataggataggataggataggataggataggataggataggataggataggataggataggatgtgatgtgtgagcagcagcttccccttgccagcagcaggggcagctcctgggagctcaCCAGGTGTTGGCCACTGATTTTCCAGCCCTCAGCAAGGATCAATATTTTATCAGAATAAAAACCTGCATCCAGGGTCATTATTTCTGGGGAAGAACGTGGTCCCCTTTATAGAAAActgtttggctttgttttaaaCTGTGTAAGTTTGGGCTTGCTGGGGGGTTTAGTAATTTAACAGTATTTCCTACAGAGGAattgcttgcatttttttgACATGCTATTGTTTGAGAAGAGAGTTTGCTGCTGAGGCACAGGAAGGGGGAGGATGCCCCAAACTCACTGGTACAGCTCGcttgaaatttatttcttaactACCTGTTTTTATACCATGTGTGAAAGATGTTttctaaagaaagaaagcaaagaagttATTTTATCATACAACTCTCTGTCACCCAAGTCCTTTCCTAGTCTCATTTGGAGGTGGTGTTGGGAGTCCCAGACCATTGTACCTGACCCTGCTTACCCTTGTCTGTTTTTCCCACGTGCTTTTCCACATGTTGGCATCACTGCCTATGGCAGTGCactggaacaagatgatcttggaagattccttccaacccaaaccattctgggattctgtgatcacacacccccagccaccccctgcccccTGAGCCATGGTGAGGCTGTGTGCCAGCGGGATGCAGACAGTTTGCACTAGGATTTGTGGCCAGGGTGACACTCATGTCTCTTGGGTCAACCCAACCGTGTCCccctgagccccagctctgtccccaaaCCTGACTGTGTGCTCAGGCAGCTAAAAGCTGGGCTTGAGGCAGTTGTGCTGACTgcaagagttttttttttttaaacagatgttGCTTAGGGAAGTCAACAAGACTGAACCCCTCTGGCATTTTCCAGCCTGTAGCAATGATGATGCAGAGCTACATTTTATGCCGTGAATGAGTTTGACTTTTTATAGCTCTTTTTTTAGTAGAGCAGATGCCAGGAATttagaagattatttttttccctggcttggAGCTGTTTAAAGCTCTCTGAAGTGAGTGCTATGTGAAAGTGCCCCTGCACTTCCTCCATGCAAGGAAGCTgtggggggaagaagggaatTTTGCCCTCCCCTCGCTGCCCACAGACACATCTCAggctcttcctgctgcagtgacaaGTTAATCCATGGCAGTCTGGATGACAGGGGATGATCTCAAGGGGCAGTGCTTGCCTCTTCACTGCTCTAGAGCACAGGAGTCCCTGGATGTCTGCTCACACCTGCCTGGCACCACAGGTTTCAACTGAGGATCCCAGGCTTGAACTGGGATCCCAGACTTGCAAAGTCTCACCCCAGTTTTGGGCTCTGAGGATGAAGCAGCTCAGTGACCCTGGTGTTGTTCTGGGTCAGTTCATCCAGGGAAGAAGAGAAGCAAATACctgaaaagcagctgagggGAGCACTCACCCCTCTGCGCTGAGCCTGGGCTGATCCTGGGAATCCCCTCAGTCCTGGCAATCTCCTTGAAACTTCATCAAGCCTGGCCTTGAAATCCTGCTAAGGAGCTTCACAGGGGACCAGAACTCCCCTTCCCAATGCTCAGTTTTTACCATGTCTGATCTCTGCCCTCCCGAGCTGCTTTATCCCAGTGGGATGCAGCTCAGTCTCTGAGTGTCACTTACTCCGAGTCCCTTGGCAGCAGCCAAGTGCCGCTGGCACTGtctgagagcagccagggcaggacgTGAGGAGGGTTTCCACTGGAGCAGTGTGAGAACTgaagcacagctgcagcactttGCTCCAAGGCAGAGTGCAAGGCAGGACACCCAGTGCTGATGGCTTGAAGGCTGGAGCAGCCGGAGCCTCCggcactggctgcagctccttgaGGGATTCCCATCCTGCTGCATTGCAGTTATCCTGACTCAGCATGAAGGATTCAGAGTCCTTGGTCTGAAGGGGAACAGGAATGGAGAGCTGTTAGTGCAGGAACTGCCTCCCACACGGAATGAGGGTCCACCATGTCCAACCCTCCTCAGGGCACCATGTCTGGCCCCCTTGTGCCTTGGCAGGTTGCCGTGGGGACCACAGAACTCAGCTCGGTGAAGCAGGAGAGGGGGATTAAATAATGAGATGGCCCAGCCTGTGGCATCATTCCTGGCAGGGAATGAtgccctgtgccaccagcagctccccagcttGGTGCCACCAGCCTGACTTGCTCTGCCAGGGTGCTCCTGAGCACCCACATGTTGTTATCGTGTTCTGTTCAGGGGATTTGCAGCCTCTCCTCAGGTCTCCTCCCAACCCTGTTCCCCTCATTGCCAAGTTAGCTGGAATTTCTGCACAGGGAATTTTCTTCTCACGTGGGCTTGTAGGCAGGGTGACTGAGGGAAGACCTTTCTGATAAATATTAACCTTCATAAGGGTGACCAAACACCCTGGCACGTGAGTCCTGCTGGGCTTCCAGGAACCGGGCTTTGCTGGAAAAGCCAGGATGGGCACCACACAGTGAGCACTCTCAAACCACCTTGGCTTCATCACAAGGTATTTCACCTTTTCAGCTAATTGACATTAAGAGGATAAAAATCCCTTTTGGTTTCCCCTGAAGTTTCCAAAGCccagagagagaagaggaagagttGGCAGCATGAGCTTTTTCCTGATGCTTTAAGAGACTCTTTCCTCATAAACTGTGGCAGAGGAGAGCACGTGGTAACATCTAAAAGTAGATGCAGTGCTATCCCAGGGTGACTCAGATATTTAGTACTCAGAGATAATTTTCCAAATGCTACAAGCACTACATAAAAAGCCAAGCCCACACTGCTCTCCACGTCAGGCTTCTCCCTGCTGTTAAATGCTAAAACCCAgacaaaatcccacaaaaccacTGCCTGGTTTAAAGTGCTAAGGTCGTGCCATGGGCTCCTTGGCCACCTGTTACCACAGCCAGGTGTGGCAATTACTCAGGCTGGTGGTGATGCCtggagcactggcagcaggagctgacgtgctcccagcctgctcaTTGCAGGAGCAGTTGGGACACGTCTCTCCTCATCCAAGGAGAGCACTGCAGGTTCTGCCCCAGTTGCAAAGTTTGGAATGAATCTGAGTGGAAGGAGTCAGAGGGAGTTTTTCTAGTGTGGTCACACATAGCTGGCTCATGCCTGGGCCTCCAAGGGTAGAGAGCTAGGACTGATAGAGGAAACAAAGTGGGGGAATTTTTGAGGTGTGCAGAGAGATGTGAGGGGATGAAACCAGGGAAAATGCACAATTCATCTTGTTGAAACAGTCTGCAGCCTTCTTGGCCCTAAGGCTGCCACCTTGTCATCCACAAGACAGGTAAATtcactctcctgcctgcagatTTTGGCACCCTCTCATGCAAGTTGCCCAGCAGCTGACAGTGGGCTGAACCCTCCAGGCTCTGTGGGAGAGGACCCGGGCAGTGCTAACGCACACCAAACTTTTTTGCATTCTTCCATCACTATTCCAGAGGTGCaaattttatcttattttgAAGCACACTTCCGTTTTCCTCCTGATGGTAGCATTTTCCCTTCTAGCTGTAAATCTGTGTGAGGTGTCTAGGCTGTCCCTGCTAAGACTCATCCCTCACAGCAGTTACCCAACAGTGGGACCAAATTTCCTGGCCAGAGTGGgacagtgccagccctgctggagaagcagaggT
Protein-coding sequences here:
- the TNFRSF6B gene encoding tumor necrosis factor receptor superfamily member 6B — encoded protein: MPSCHVPSLRHPSKWILPALLLLLAELACDAQPTYQWKDAVTSERITCQQCPPGTFVAQHCSKDRPTVCEPCPDLHYTQYWNYLERCRYCNVICGEKQVEVQQCNATHNRACQCQQGYYSNMELCIRHSECPPGSGAVKPGTPFEDTQCHDCPYGFFSSNSSTDPCQPHQDCEQQGKVINVQGNKYHDTLCTSCRPGRGNSTEGAAAEDDDCDQAMIDFVVYQNIPVKKLKRLQQILERSPKKQTAWTKAAIQEKFRAFLTHKKEEDSEVTKELLDALRMVKLHSIEEKVRKRFQLA